The DNA sequence GCAATATTATCCACGCAGTTCCCGACGATCTCAGTCCCCCCTTCTTCAAAGAAAATGGTAATAAGGCCTTTTCGGGACCGCGCATCCGGCTCAAAACTGGTGGAATTTACATCATTAATGTATATCGAATAAGGGTTCTGCCTTTGCAGCGGAATATCAAAGGCAATGTCAAGATCAAGAGCGTCCACCCTCAGGTAGCTGTCATCCGGTTTATAGAAGGCGGAAACGTCCTCTGCGCTGAATTCATGATCATTAGGGGTATAATTATTAAGGCGAAGAGAAACACCGTCAAAGGTGGAACTCAGGGCCCCTAGCCACTCCTCCTTCTCCAGGGTCTGTGATTCAGTACGCACGCCGTTTTCGCAGCAGCCGGAAACCAGCAGGACCGATAAGCCCAGCCATACAAACGCCCCGGATTTAACACCTTGCTGAGTAAAAATTTTCATGAGTCATACTATTTATTTATACCATTATTTTTCGTAACCAAAATTCGCATATCTTTAAACAAGGGAATTGTAAAAATGAGACATAAAGCGCTAAAGCGGTACGATTCAGAATGCATCGCCGATCCCGGCCTTCTCCCAGAGAATCAGCGTTTGATCCTCGTTTCCCGGGATGGTATACGCCGGAATGCGCATTCCCACGCTTATGCCGGGCATATAAATAGGGTCGATCAATTTTTTCCGGACCATTTCAAAAGCGCTTCCTGAATCCGGCTGCACCCTGAACGAAAACGCGTATTGATGGATATTATTAACGGTGGTGCCGGTGCGCTCCACCGCCAGGAGTGATGCAATGCCCTTAATGCCGTTTTCCATGATAAACTCCTTTTCCTTTGCAGATGGCCCGGACCCCGGGAAAGTGGAAATGAGGCTCCACAGGAGCAGACCCAAAGAAATGCAGACGATTATTGCTACGCGTGCTTTTGAATTCTTTTTCATCGTACTAAAATGAGCAGCACCAGGAAAAAGAAATTGTAAAAGTGGGACAATATTTCTTAGTTTAGTATATAATTTCCGTTGTATAGAGAACGTGTTTTACCAAAGCTATTTACCCTCCACGCGCTTCCGCGACCTGGTTGCCAGGTATATGATCGTAATTGACGATGGAAAGCATACCGGCTGGCAAAAAATGGACGTCGTGCCCAACGGCCTGCCCGGTCTCGGATTTTCCTATGGCGAAAACTTCCATTACTTCGCGGGCTGCGAACCATCAAAGGAAATATCCTCTGCAAACGTCGTGGGCATTCACAGCAGCCCCTATACGACTACCTGGAAAAACCCCATGCGTTTATTCGTTATCGTATTCAGGCCGCTCGGATTATACCAGCTGCTGAAACAGGATATGGGGGCATTAAAAAACGATCTCACCAGTTTTAACTTATTGGGATTAACTGAATCGGAAGCCATTTGTGAAAGGTTATCTGTTTTGCCTGCACATGAAGACAAAATAGCCTTCATGGAAACCTGGATGGCAGGAAAATTGAGTGGAAAAGATGTAAAAACCACCTTAACCGGACATATAACCGACCTGATCCTTGAAAGAAAAGGAATGGTGTCTATCAGCAGCCTGGCAACAGAACTGCATGTCAACAAAAAATACATAGAAAGGCATTTCAACGAGCAGCTAGGCCTCACCCCCAAGGAATACGCTGACATCATTCGCTTCAGTTACCTGAACACTTTAATGCTGCGCGAATCCATATCCTGCAGCGAACTCACATACCTGGGTGACTTTTATGATCAGTCCCACCTGATCAAGCATTTTCAAAGAATGACCGGCCTTACGCCTAAAGCCTTTAAAGAAAATGCAAAATTGAGCCCTGAAGCGCTGTTCCTGAGAAAACACAATATCTTCGAACTCATTTCCCGGACTCCGGGCTTTATCGTTCAGGAATACTAGAAGCCTCCGCAATAGTCCTGAAATTTTTAACTACTTTTAAATAAAACATAATCCTCTATTGGAATTATTTTACAAAAGCTATTTACCCTCCGGGCGATTCGCGAGGTTCATCGCGCGGTATATAATTATTGCAGATGACGGGGGCCATTCTGCCTGGCGAAAAATGGACTCTCTTCCAAATGGGTTACCTGGATTGGTTTTCTCATTCGGTGAACACTTCCGGTACGAAATTGCCGGCAGGCCGGGCTCTTCCAAAGAAATCTCCTGCGGAAATATAATCGGTATTCACAACTGTACGTACACGGGAAAATGGAAAGATTCACTTAAAGCGTTCGTGATCATTTTTAAGCCGCTGGGCTTGTTTCATTTGTTGAAACAAAATATGCATGAACTGAAAAACGACCTGACCGGTTTAAACCTGGTTGGTATTACGGAAGCGGCATGGATCGGCGAAAAGCTTCGTCTTTTGCCGGCGCATGAGCAGCAGATTGCCTTTGCAGAAGAATGGCTGGAAAAAAGGTTTTCGCAAAAAAAGCTGGATTATACAATTACCGAGTACATTACCGAACAGATCATCGAGCGCAAGGGAATGGTTTCGATACAGGGAATTTCCGGGGAAATGAACATCAACAAGAAATACATTGAAAGGAATTTTAACTATCAACTCGGGTTAAGCCCCAAGGAGTTCGCCGAAATTATCCGGTTCAATTACCTGAATACTCTGATGCACCGGGAGGCCGCTTCCTGGAAAGATCTCGTTTACCTGGGGAATTTTTATGACCAGTCCCATCTGATAAAGCATTTTCAGAGGATAACCGGGCTTAGCCCTCAAGCTTATAAAAAGATCGCCGGCCTGCAGGCCGGCGCGCAGTTTTTATCCCGGCACAATTTATTTGAGCTGATCTCCGCCACTGAAACCTCCGGGCTTTTTTTAAATCTGGGAAACCCTGCATCCGGGGAGAGTGCCAACGTTTAGTATGGACTACAAGCTCCACCTGGCCAGCGGACTCACGTCCTGCCCGGCAAAATCGCCCTTCAGGTATTTATAATAGGCGGCAATGGCGATCATAGCGGCATTATCGGTGCAATACTCCAGCCTTGGAATAAAAATTTCCCATCCGAGCGCCTTTCCGGCTTCCTGAACAGCATCCCTGAGGCCGGAATTTGCGGATACCCCGCCGGCGATCGCTACCTGTGTGATACCCGTTTCCCCGGAGGCCTTCTTTAGTTTATTCAGCAGGATACTGACGATGCGGCTTTGCACGGAGGCGCAGATATCCGCCATATTCTCTTCCAGGAAAGAGGGATTTTTATGTATATGGTCCCGAACAAAGTAAAGGATGGATGTTTTTAAGCCGCTGAAACTAAAGTCCAGGCCGGGTACGGAAGGTTCCGGGAACTTAAAGGCATCCGGGTTTCCCTCCCGGGCGTAGCGGTCAACAAGGGGCCCTCCCGGGTAAGGCAGGCCAAGGATCTTGGCGGTTTTATCAAATGCTTCCCCGGCAGCGTCATCCAGCGTTTGCCCCAGCAATTCCATTTCGAAATAATCATTTACTTTCACGATCTGGGTATGCCCCCCGGAAACAGTAAGGCACAGGAAGGGGAAAGCAGGCCGGGGTTCATCAATAAAATGCGCCAGAATATGCGCCTGCATATGATTTACTTCGATGAGCGGAACTTTAAGCCCAAGGGCAAATGCTTTGGCAAAAGAAGTGCCTACCAGCAAGGACCCCAGCAGGCCCGGCCCCCTCGTAAAAGCTACCGCATTTATATCTTTTTTGCTTATTTTCGCCTTCTTAATGGCCTGATGTACTGCGGGAATAATATTTTGCTGGTGGGCCCTGGAAGCCAGTTCCGGCACTACCCCTCCATACGCTTCATGGACGTGCTGCCCTGCGATAATATTGCTCAGTATGCTGCCGTTATCACAAACAGCAACGGAAGTTTCATCACAAGATGATTCAATGCCAAGAATAACGCACATACTTGATCTTTGATTCTGGTGCTATGTTAAAAAAGCAAAGTTATTAAAAAAGCGCTCAAAATATCAGCCATTATTATCCTGTCAATAATCCTGTTATTGATACTGGCCCTCCCCTTGCTGCAATCCAGGACCGTACAAACCTGGGTAGCGCAGGAAGTGGCGGCGCCCTATCTTTCCAGGGAACTCCAGACCAGGGTGGAAATAGGCAGCCTTTACCTTCGTTTCAACCTGATCGATGCAATTAACCTGCGTTTCAGGAACCTGGTACTCCGGGATGTATATGTCGAAGACCGGGAAAAGGACACCCTGCTGTATGCGCAGAAACTGCTGCTGAGTGTGAAAGAATTCGACCTGGACAAGAGCAGTTTCCGTTTCGGCGAAGCCAGTCTTGCAGGAACCAGGTTCTACCTTAAAACCCTGCCTGACAGCAGCGCAAATCTGGAATTTATAGTAAACTATTTTCAAAAGGAAAAATCCGACACGCTGGGCCGGAAGGCGCAAAAACCCTTCACCCTGCAGATAGACAAGATGCTGCTTGATGATGTTGCGTTCAGGTACCGTTCTCTTCTCCCGGGAAACGGGCAGGCAGAACCGCCGCCGGATGCCATTAACTTTAAAGACCTGGACGTTTCCAGCCTGCACGCCGAGATAGAGGGCTTCCGGACGGACGGCAGGGAAACCCGGGGGAATATCGCCAGGATCAGCCTTCAGGAAAAAAGCGGTTTCGTGCTGGACCATCTTTCGGCCAAACTTTCCTTCCTTCCGGGAAAAATAGAGCTGGATGAACTATCATTACAAACCCCCTACAGCAGCGTCAGCAATTATCTTGTCTTTACCTTTGAGCAACTCGCCGATTTCAATGATTTTGAAAACAGCATTGACATGGAAGGGCGTTTTAACAATTCCCGCGTTGCTGCCAAGGACATTGCCTGGTTTGCGCCCGGCCTCCGTAAGATCGGGCTGAGTGCGGGTATTGACGGTACTATTTCCGGCAGCGTTTCCAACCTGCGTGCCAATAACCTGCTGGTGACCCTGGGCAGAAGCACGTATTTCCGGGGTGATTACCGGGTCAGAGGCTTGCCGGATCTGGACAACACCCTGCTTGAGCTTGATTTCAACACCCTTTCTACCAATAAAGCGGATATTGAATACATTCTTTCCCGGGTATCGGAAAATCCGCCCAAATTGCCTGAATTCCTTGAAAACGCCGGCAATATTTATTTTACGGGAAACTTTGACGGCCACTACAATGACTTCCTTGCCGCAGGTGAGCTGAAAACCTCCCTGGGCAGGGTCGAAGGCGAAGCCAATATGCAATTCAATACGGCCGTGCCGCAATACGCGGGAAATATCGCCGCCTATGACCTGGACCTGAAGCAATTCACCGGCAACAGCAGCCTGGGCAGCGCCACCTTCAAAGCGGAGATTGAAGGAGCGGGTTTCAGGCTGAAAGACCTGCAGGAGGAGATTACTGCCAGCATTGAATACCTGGATTTCAAAGGTTACCGCTACAGCAATATACAGGTGAACGGCGTCGTGGACAAGAAGCTTTTTGAAGGGCACGTAAAGATCAATGACCGGAACCTCAAGCTGGACTTTAACGGACTGGTGAACTATAACCCGGCACAGCCCGAATTCCGTTTCAGCTCCACGGTAGCCGAAGCGCGGCTGAATAACCTCCATCTTAGCCGGGATACAATAATACTCAGCACCCACCTGGAAAGCAATTTCACCGGTACGGACCTGGAGAACATACAAGGATCTATCCTGCTAACGGAAACCTCCTTGCAAAGCGATACCAACCGTTACCAGATAGATACGGTAAACCTGGAAGCTACCGGCAGCAGCAGCGACCGCCTGATCGTTCTCCGCTCGGATTTCCTGGACGGAACCATGAAAGGCCAGTTTGACATTACCCGTCTTCCTTCCGGCTTTAAAACCGTTCTGAAGAAGTACCTGCCCAGCCTGGAAATGGGAATTATCCGGGAAGCGACCGAGCTTCAGAGCTTTAACTTTGCCTTTCAGCTAAAGAACCTGGAGCCCATCACCTCCGTATTCCTTCCGCAGCTCCGGATTCCCGACCAAGGTTCATTTTACGGCAGTTTTAATTCTTCCGATCAGAAATTATTACTGGCAGGGGGCATGGAAACAGTTGAATACGGGGGCATTATATTCCGTAATTTAATCATTGACGAAGAAAATAGTCCGGACGCGATTTTTGTCAATGCAACCGTTGACAGCGTTTATTTCAGCGACAGCCTTTCGGTGAATAACGTCAGCCTTTCGAATTACATCCGGAACGACAGCCTGAATTTTAACGTGAAACTCGCTAATGACAACGGAGTAAACCGCCTGGATATCAATGCCCTGATAGAAGTGGATTCTTCGAGAGCGTCCTTCAGCATCCTGCCGTCAGACATCGTCCTCGACAGCCGGGAATGGCGGATCGAAGAAAGCTTTAAACTGCTGTACGCAGACAGTAGCCTGGTAATTGACGGCTTTTCGCTCCGGAACAACGGGCAGTCATTCAGCGTGAGCGGAGCGATCTCTAAAAGCGACAGCCTCCCGCTTAACGTGGCATTTACCGATCTTGATATTGCCACCTTCGACCCGCTGACAAAGCAATTCAATCTTCGCCTTGGAGGAATTATGAACGGCGAGGCAACCATCAGCGCCGTGCTTTCCAAGCCAAAGGTCAGCAGCAGCATCAACGTGTCCGGTTTTACTTTTAACGAAACCGCTATCGGCGATCTGCTGATCTCATCCTCCTACAACGCGGAAAGCCAGGCGGTCAATTTTTCCGTGGGACTGCTCAAAAACCTGATTCCCTCCTTCAGTATCTCGGGCGACATCCAGACAGGAAGCGAAAACAATGCGCTTTTTGCAGACATGGAATTCAATCACGCTGAACTGGTGCTGCTGGAGCCCTTCCTTGGCGGACTTGTTTCCGACCTCAAGGGGCAGCTTACCGGGCGAGTGATTGTCCAGGGTACGCTGGAGCAGCCGGAAATAAATGATCTCTCTTACCTGCAGTTTGAAGATGCCGGTCTGCAGGTTGATTACCTGAAAACCTATTACACTTTTTCCGACCGCGTAACGCTCAGCGGGGGCAGGCTCATCCTGAACGGGTTGCGGCTGCATGACGTCCGGGGTAACCAGGCAACCGTGAGCAATGGTTATATTGACCTCAGTAATCTTGCCGACCCAACGCTTAATATTACGCTGCAGGCCCAGAATTTCCAGGCGCTGAATACGAGCGAAAAGGATAATAATTATTATTACGGCACCATGTATGCCAGTGGTACGTTTTCCTTCAACGGTCCCATCAGCAATATGCGGATAGATATCAATGCCGCCACGGATGCCAACAGCAAATTCTATCTGCCGCTTTATAATCCCGAGGAAGTAGGAAAAGCCGATTTCGTGAACTTTGTTTCAAAGGGAGATACGGCGGAAAAACTCGTGGAAAGAAAACTGGAACTGAAAGGCGTAACCCTCAATTTCCGGCTGGAAGTTAATGAGGGAACCGAAGTGGAGATCATATTTGACAAGCTGGCCGGAGATAAGATCGTGGGGCGCGGGAATGCGGCCCTGCAGCTGACCATTAACTCCTTCGGCACCTTTGAGATTTACGGGAATTACAACGTACGGGAAGGGGAGTACGTTTTTACGGCAAACAATATTTTCAATAAAGTTTTCATAATACAGCCAAACAGCACCATTCGCTTCGTAGGTGACCCTTACAATGCCCAGCTCGATATTTTCGCCGATTATACCCTCAACAGCGTAAACGTGGGCCCGCTTTATGACGCCGCCAATATCAGCCTGGGGCAGCAGTCCAGGATCAAGGTGGTTACACGGATCAACCTTACCGGAACACTTGAAAACCAGAACGCAACCTTTGACATTGAATTTCCCAACAATCGCCAGGTTGGCTCAGATACCTATACCTACCTGAGCAACGAAGACAACCGGCTTACCCAAACCACCTGGCTGCTCCTTGCCAATAGCTTTGTAAATAACAACCTGCAGGAGGGTATTTCCGAAGCCGGGCAGGCTACCTTTACGGAATTGCTCTCAGGCGGCCTGAGTTCTTTCATCAACAAGCTTACCGGCTCGTCGAATTTCGATATATCTTCCCGCCTGGGCACCGAATCGCAGGAAGTAAGCACCAGCCTGCGTTTCTTCGAGAACCGCCTCATTATTAACGGAAGTTTTCTGAACGAAAGCGATGTAGGAAACACGTCGGTAAATCAACGCGATGAAATCACCCAGGATATCGAAATAGAATACCTGCTTACCCGGGACGGGAATATCCGCGCACAGCTCTTCCGGCGGACAAACGTGCGTGATTTTGGCATCATCAATACCCGCGACGAATACAAACACGGCCTGGGCCTGAGCTACCGTCAGGAATTCAATTCCTTCACCGAATTTTTCAATAATATCTTCAAAGGAAAAGAACGCCCGGCCGACACGCTTCAGGAAATTTCCCCCGAACCCCAACCCAACCCCAACCCCAACCCCGTCCCGGCCCCCGCCTCCCCGCCCGAAAAAAGCCCCCATCCAACGGAGCCCCACGCTCAGCGAGCGCCCGCCCAACACCAGCCCAATAAAAAGACAGGGTTTTAAGTCCCTCTAGCTTTTGTTTCTGGGAATTTGACTTTGGGGAGTTGATTTTCCAGGCTTAGGTTTTCGGGGATTTGGCTTCAGGAGAGTTGGCTCTTTAAACTTTGGATTTTTGGTCTTTGGCTGTGGCGTTAGCTTTGTTGGACCGGGGTTGGGGCTTTGCGGGCTGGGTCTTTAGATTGGGGCTGTGGGTTGGGGCTGTGTTGGGCTGGGTTTTGGCCTGAAACCCGCGGGGGATTGTGCAAGGCTTTGATTGCCCGCAGGGAGCGATGTTGATTCATGCGGCGTGGCCGCAGGAATCGCCTGAGCGGGTCCGGGCAATCAAACCAGCACAAGCGCGAGGCCTCCACCATCCACCCACAAACAGCACAAGCGCGGGCCCTCACCCTTCAATCCACAACCAGCTACTTTATATGACCAACATCCTGCATAATCATATGCCCCATTTTATCCCTTTTAGTTCTAAGATATAATTCGTTATGCAGATTGGATTTTATTTCAATAGGAACATTCTCCACCACTTCCAGGCCATAACCGATAAGCCCGGCGCGTTTAGTCGGATTATTCGTCATCAGGCGCATTTTACTGACGCCAAGGTAGCGCAGTATCTGGGCGCCTACCCCGTAATCCCGCTGGTCCATTTTAAATCCCAACTCCAGGTTGGCATCCACGGTATCCAGGCCGTGTTCCTGCAGGTTATAGGCTTTCAGCTTGTTGACCAGACCAATACCGCGCCCTTCCTGGTGCATGTAAAGTATTACGCCCTTGCCTTCTTTTTCGATCATTTCCATGGCCTTATGGAGCTGCGGTCCGCAATCACAGCGGCAGGAACCGAAAATATCGCCCGTCACGCAGGAAGAGTGAACCCTTACCAGTACCGGTTCGTCCTTTTCCCAGCTGCCCTTGGTAAGCGCCAGGTGAGGTTCGCCGGTATCGGTCTGGGTAAAGGCCGTAAGATTGAATTCGCCCCACGCGGTGGGCATTTTTACCGAAACCTCTTTCCGTATCAGGCTATCGTGTTTCAGCCGGTACGCGATCAGGTCCTTGATGCAGATAAGCTTGAGGTTAAAGCGGCGGGCAATTTTGTACAGATCGGGCAGGCGCGCCATTTCACCGTCTTCATTCATGATCTCCACCAGAACGCCGGCCGGCTCAAAACCTGCCAGCCTGGAAAGATCAACGGTTGCTTCCGTATGGCCGGAGCGGCGTAACACCCCTCCTTCCATGGCGCGCAAAGGGAAAATATGGCCGGGGCGCCCCAGTTCCTCAGGTTTTATTTCAGGATTGATAAGCGCTTTAACTGTTTTGGACCGGTCAGAAGCTGAAATACCGGTTGTACAGCCATAGCCAAGAAGGTCTACTGAAACGGTGAAATTAGTTTCGTGGTTAGAAGTATTCTTCCCTACCATAGGATCCAGCTTCAGCTCGTCACAACGCTCTCCGCTCATGGGAACGCAGATCAGCCCTCGTCCATGCAGGGCCATGAAATTGATCATTTCGGGAGTGGCGTTCCTGGCGGCGGTGACAAAATCCCCTTCGTTCTCACGGTCTTCATCATCCACCACGATAACGGCCTTCCCGGCCTTGATCTCTTCAATGGCTTCTTCTATCGTATCCAGTTTAATTTCCATTAATATCCTGAGTTTACCAATAAGAACACAAAAGTAGGTAATTTGTTAAAGCGGCCCGGGAGTTTCTTTTTTAGGAAGAACTGCCTTTTTCCTCCAGGGATTCAGCTTCCGGAAGAACCGGATATAATTTTCAAGATCAAACAGGGAGGAATCCGAAGTGGCTTTATAAGTCAGGAAGATGCCCAGGGGAATCAGGACCGCGGTAGAAAGCCACATGCCCGCGTAAGGGGTCCAGCTTCCTTCCCTGGCTGCTTTCTCGCCGATCGTGGAAGTAATATGAAATACCAGGAAAAACACGATCGCAACGATCACGGGCAGCCCCAGGCCGCCTTTCCTGATAATAGCTCCCAGCGGCGCCCCGATAAAGAAAAGCACGAAGCAGGCTACCGAAAGCGTAAATTTGCGGTGAAATTCCACCCAGTGCCGCTTAACCAACTTAAATGCTGCTGCGTTCTGGGTAGCGGCGGGGGAAGTATTTGATTTAACGTTCCGCATGTAGCCAAGGGCCGAATGCAGGACGAGTTCCCGGTCGTTTTCATCAATATTCCGCAGGAAATCCGGGTCTTTAAAATCAAATTCCAGCGGCTCATATTTAGCGAACAGGCTGTCGCGGCTGTAAATATAATAAGGAGCGATATCCGTGGCCAGGCGTTTGAGTTCCTGCCGCCGCTTCTCATTCAGGGAATCGGCGCTGTATTCCAGCTGGCTGATGTTCTGCATCTGGAAATTATTCTTGAAAAGGTCTTCGTCGATATCTGCCACGCTGAACCCGGTCAGGAGAAATTTCTGTTCGTGTTCCTCGAATTTGACGCGCACCAGGCGTTCCCGCTGGTTTCTGTTTCGCTCGCCCCGCATTTCTTCATACCTCACCCCGTTCTTCAGCTTCAGGATAAGGTACTGCTCATCCGCCGATTTATACATTTCGCCCTCTTCGGCTTTCAGCACAGTAGTGTTCCCGTTTCCCTTCGTATGATCGTACAGGATAATGCCGTGAAGGGTCTGGGTTTCCTCGTCTTTCTTTTCCACCTTAATGGAATAGCCGTCAATGCCGTCATAAAACACCCCTTCCTTGATAAGGAACGAAGGCTTGGTTTGCCTGAACTCGTAAATGGTACTGGCAATTTTCAGGTTCGCCTGGGGAATGACAATATTTGCAAAATAAAAGGTGGTCAGGCACAGCACCGTCATGATCAGCAGCAAAGGCAGCATAGCTCTGGTAAGCGAAATTCCCGATGCCTTGATGGCCACCAATTCATAATTTTCTCCCATAGACCCAAAAGTCATTATAGAAGAAAGCAGAATGGCCAAAGGAAGCGCCAGCGGCACATTACTGGCATTGGCATAAAAGATCAGCTCGGCAACCGTGAACCAGTCCACCCCTTTTCCCACGAATTCATCGATGTACTTGAAAAGGAAAAGCATCATCAGGATGAAAAGCACGATCAGGAAGGTGGTCGCAAAGGGCCGCAGATAGGCTTTAATAATAAAGAAATGGAGTTTTTTCACTTGATCCCAATGAATGCCACCATATTTGATGCAAAAATAGGATTTAACCGGGATTGATTATTGAAAGAATTCAAATAAAAGCGTTTGGGCAGATCAGGGCGGCGGGACAGGGCCGGGGCCGGATCAGGCGCCCAGCACCCGGATAAGCGTTTCCACCTGGCTTTCCCAGATGCGCGCGCGCTCATCCTTTTCATCTTCCGGAACAAAATCCGTAACAGAAAGCGCTACGTCGCCGGTAAGTTCATCCTGGAGGACCTCCAGCTCAAAATAACAGTATGGTTCATCGTCTTCCCACTTAAACTTTATCGACTTATTTTCTTTAACGCCCAGCAATTTGGCCCGCTGCATTTCATTATCCCACTTGAATATGAAGTAGTCGTCCGGCTGAACAACCACATCGTCCGCAAACCACTGCGCCAATCCATTGGGACTGCTTAAAAAGCTGAAAAGTATTTTGGGTGATGACCGTAATTCAAACTCCAACTTGAACTTCTTTTTTACATGCATCCCCGGATCATTTAAAACATTTCCTTCGTTCACTTCTAAAGAAAGGTATTTTCTTTTATATTTGCAAACCTTTTCGGAAAAAGGAAGCCGGGCCTCCGAGGCTGCTTAAAAGCCCGGCCGGATGGCAGCAGCGCTGCAAGGCAATCGCAGGCAACAGCCCGC is a window from the Anseongella ginsenosidimutans genome containing:
- a CDS encoding LptF/LptG family permease, which produces MKKLHFFIIKAYLRPFATTFLIVLFILMMLFLFKYIDEFVGKGVDWFTVAELIFYANASNVPLALPLAILLSSIMTFGSMGENYELVAIKASGISLTRAMLPLLLIMTVLCLTTFYFANIVIPQANLKIASTIYEFRQTKPSFLIKEGVFYDGIDGYSIKVEKKDEETQTLHGIILYDHTKGNGNTTVLKAEEGEMYKSADEQYLILKLKNGVRYEEMRGERNRNQRERLVRVKFEEHEQKFLLTGFSVADIDEDLFKNNFQMQNISQLEYSADSLNEKRRQELKRLATDIAPYYIYSRDSLFAKYEPLEFDFKDPDFLRNIDENDRELVLHSALGYMRNVKSNTSPAATQNAAAFKLVKRHWVEFHRKFTLSVACFVLFFIGAPLGAIIRKGGLGLPVIVAIVFFLVFHITSTIGEKAAREGSWTPYAGMWLSTAVLIPLGIFLTYKATSDSSLFDLENYIRFFRKLNPWRKKAVLPKKETPGPL
- a CDS encoding START-like domain-containing protein, with translation MHVKKKFKLEFELRSSPKILFSFLSSPNGLAQWFADDVVVQPDDYFIFKWDNEMQRAKLLGVKENKSIKFKWEDDEPYCYFELEVLQDELTGDVALSVTDFVPEDEKDERARIWESQVETLIRVLGA